One Carassius auratus strain Wakin unplaced genomic scaffold, ASM336829v1 scaf_tig00001764, whole genome shotgun sequence DNA segment encodes these proteins:
- the LOC113069602 gene encoding transmembrane protease serine 2-like isoform X3: MYFTAPRDCYVTGWGSLFSGGSSSQTLQEAKIQLIDRTTCNSRAVYNGQITDTMICAGKLEGGVDSCQGDSGGPLVTKENSLWWLVGDTSWGVGCAFRNKPVTYFLDWIHEQMRKY; encoded by the exons ATGTACTTCACTGCTCCACGGGATTGTTATGTCACTGGATGGGGGTCACTGTTTAGTGGAG GATCTTCATCACAAACCCTACAAGAAGCCAAAATCCAGCTAATCGACAGAACGACTTGCAACAGCCGAGCAGTGTATAACGGACAAATCACAGACACCATGATCTGTGCTGGCAAGCTGGAGGGTGGCGTGGACTCCTGTCAG GGGGACAGTGGGGGTCCTCTGGTCACAAAAGAGAATTCTCTATGGTGGCTGGTTGGGGACACTAGCTGGGGTGTTGGATGTGCTTTCAGAAACAAGCCCGTGACCTACTTCCTTGACTGGATACATGAACAAATGCGG aaatattaa